ACGCAGCTTATAGGTCACTTTTGCCTTGGTTTTGGTCGCTTCGCTTTTCTGTACAGCCGCCCCCATGACAAATGTAAGGCCCTGTTTTTTCAAAGTTCTCTGGAATGTCTTTTGAATTTCCGCATCCATTCCAGGTGTGATCGCATCAAGGAATTCAACCACAGTGACCTCTGATCCTAAACGCGCATAGACCGACCCCAGTTCCAACCCGATCACGCCTGCGCCGATGACCACCATTTTCTTGGGCACTTTGCCCAATTCCAAAGCGCCAGTGGACGTCACAACGACCTTTTCATCAACCTCAACACCGGGCAAGGAAGACGGCTCCGAGCCAGAAGCAATGATGATGTTCTTGGCGCCGTGCACCTCATCACCAACCTTGACCTTACCCGCCTCAGGAATGGAACCCCACCCTTTCAGCCAGTCCACCTTGTTCTTTTTGAACAGAAATTCGATGCCCTTGGTGTTTTGCTCGATGGTCGTCTGCTTATAAGTAAGCATCTGTTTCCAATCGACGGTTGGGGTTTTACCCTTCAGACCCATGGCCGCAAAATTGTGCTCCGCTTCATGCAGCATGTGGCTGGCATGCAGCAGCGCCTTGGAGGGGATGCAGCCCACATTCAGGCAGGTCCCGCCCAGTGTTTCGCGCCCCTCGACACAGGCGACCTTCAGCCCCAGTTGCGCGCAACGAATGGCGCAGACATAGCCGCCGGGGCCGGAGCCGATGATGATCACGTCATAGTTTGCCATGGGGTTCTCCTTGGTCGTCATTGGGTCGTTTTGTGGTGTACACAAGCTGTGCACCATGCGTACACAGCCTGTACACCGGAAATGTGCATCTTCTCTGAATGTTTTCCCATTCTCACCCCCTCAGACCAGCGCCGCAAGCAACTTTGCGAAGGTCGCGCCAAAGCCGGTGGCCCAGATCAGGGAACGCCACGGCGTCCACCCAAATGCATAGGCCGGGATATAGGCCACGCGCGCAGCCAAATAGACCCAGGCACAGGTCGACGTAAACCGGGTGGATTGATCCGATAGCGTCACCACGAGCACGGCAATGGTAAACAGGATCAGCGCCTCGAAATGGTTGTTCAAGGCTCGGATCAACCGTCCGGTGCGGGATGAGACGAGGTCTTGCAAGTTGCCGCCCAAACGCTCGGGATCGCGCGGGCTGAGTGTTTTGGCGGTGCCGAGTTCCAGATTGGCAGGGATCGCCATCAGCGCAAACTGCACGCCCTGCAACAAGGCTGCCAGCGTCAGGACGATGAGTTCAGGTGTCATCGCGAAAGCTCTTCTGTTTGATCCATGCAGTCGTCCGTAAGCGCCACCCCGGAGTGGTACGCAGGAACAACCGATGTTGTCGCACCGGTTTCTCGGCCATACGAATCCGGCGTGCGAAACACTCCAGAACGGCGATCAAGACAGAAAACCCTGACAGGCGTCGCCCGCCGGTGTCTGAGCGTTGATCGTGACATCATCTGATGGCGTGACTTGCACCGGAAACCGTAAGGATGGTGCATCAGACGACGGGGCAGCGGTGCAAGACATCAGATCAGGATCAAAGTGCGAGCAGATACAGCGTGATCGTGGCGACGATGCCGATCGTCCACGCCAGGCTGCGGACGCCGGTAATGCCAAAGGCATAGGCAGGCAGGTAGATGATCCGCGCGATAAGAAAGGCCTGCGCAGCCAGCAGGGTCTGATTGCTGGTGGTACCCGCGATGATGTGCAGCAGAACAGCAGGCGCAAAAAGCACCATCGCCGTGACAGAATTGTTCAGCGCGCGTTCCAGACGCG
This genomic interval from Paracoccaceae bacterium contains the following:
- the lpdA gene encoding dihydrolipoyl dehydrogenase, yielding MANYDVIIIGSGPGGYVCAIRCAQLGLKVACVEGRETLGGTCLNVGCIPSKALLHASHMLHEAEHNFAAMGLKGKTPTVDWKQMLTYKQTTIEQNTKGIEFLFKKNKVDWLKGWGSIPEAGKVKVGDEVHGAKNIIIASGSEPSSLPGVEVDEKVVVTSTGALELGKVPKKMVVIGAGVIGLELGSVYARLGSEVTVVEFLDAITPGMDAEIQKTFQRTLKKQGLTFVMGAAVQKSEATKTKAKVTYKLRKDDSEHTIDADVVLLATGRKPYVDGLGLEALGVSMTQRGQIAVNAKWETNVPGIYAIGDVIEGPMLAHKAEDEGMAAAEQVAGKHGHVNYGVIPGVIYTHPEVANVGATEETLKDEGRAYKVGKFSFMGNGRAKANFAGDGFVKILADKATDRILGAHIIGPAAGDLIHEICVAMEFGASAEDLAMTCHAHPTYSEAVREAALACGDGAIHM
- a CDS encoding MAPEG family protein, producing MTPELIVLTLAALLQGVQFALMAIPANLELGTAKTLSPRDPERLGGNLQDLVSSRTGRLIRALNNHFEALILFTIAVLVVTLSDQSTRFTSTCAWVYLAARVAYIPAYAFGWTPWRSLIWATGFGATFAKLLAALV
- a CDS encoding MAPEG family protein, which translates into the protein MTEIQILALYGLLVIATLILQATGALTQLGMGYLLGSRDEGRTVSGIASRLERALNNSVTAMVLFAPAVLLHIIAGTTSNQTLLAAQAFLIARIIYLPAYAFGITGVRSLAWTIGIVATITLYLLAL